One window from the genome of Parachlamydiales bacterium encodes:
- the nadD gene encoding nicotinate (nicotinamide) nucleotide adenylyltransferase, whose protein sequence is MISKQRSVGILGGTFDPIHIGHLSLALEMLDAHKLDEVWFCPAARNPLKKQGASASDEDRLAMIRLAIKDIPQLKCKNVELTRPAPSYTIDTLNIFQHEMLKKKRNTKFYLILGEDSAETFFDWKQPQDILKLVTVIVGRREIISKVKHNIPHELNNGITLTRYIEISGTDIRKRIRKGQHVEHLLPTPVWKYIKRKKIYN, encoded by the coding sequence ATGATAAGCAAGCAACGCTCTGTTGGAATTCTAGGCGGGACTTTTGATCCGATCCATATAGGACACTTAAGTCTCGCTTTAGAAATGCTGGATGCACACAAATTGGATGAGGTGTGGTTCTGTCCGGCAGCACGCAACCCTTTAAAAAAACAGGGTGCTTCAGCTTCTGATGAAGATAGGCTAGCGATGATTCGTCTTGCTATAAAGGACATTCCACAACTTAAATGTAAAAATGTTGAACTCACACGACCTGCCCCCTCTTATACCATTGACACCCTAAACATTTTTCAACACGAGATGCTTAAAAAGAAAAGGAACACTAAGTTCTATTTAATTCTTGGCGAAGATTCCGCCGAAACATTTTTTGATTGGAAACAACCCCAAGATATATTAAAATTAGTTACTGTTATTGTTGGAAGAAGAGAAATTATTTCAAAAGTAAAACATAATATTCCTCATGAATTGAACAATGGAATTACTTTAACACGATATATAGAAATTTCTGGCACGGACATAAGGAAGCGTATCCGAAAAGGACAGCATGTAGAACACTTACTACCAACTCCTGTTTGGAAATATATTAAACGCAAAAAAATATATAATTAA
- the rsfS gene encoding ribosome silencing factor, whose amino-acid sequence MKKKSHPPILDLIAQTIYDKKGSNILILDVSNISSLTDFFIIAEGNVDRHVKSIADELMHTLQPEIGHPSRKEGCSGSDWIVLDYTNFLIHLFTPELRERYSLEKVWNQGVIVDVLIHTHLQ is encoded by the coding sequence ATGAAAAAAAAATCACATCCTCCCATCTTAGATCTCATCGCCCAAACCATATACGATAAAAAGGGGAGTAATATCCTCATCCTGGATGTTTCTAATATCTCCTCACTGACAGATTTTTTTATCATCGCAGAAGGAAACGTCGACCGTCATGTGAAATCTATCGCTGATGAGTTGATGCATACCCTACAGCCTGAAATTGGACACCCCTCCCGCAAGGAAGGCTGTTCAGGCTCTGATTGGATCGTCTTAGACTACACTAACTTTCTCATTCACCTTTTCACACCGGAACTTAGAGAAAGATACTCTCTAGAAAAAGTATGGAATCAAGGGGTAATAGTCGACGTTCTAATTCATACCCACCTACAATAA
- the fabF gene encoding beta-ketoacyl-ACP synthase II → MSKKRIVVTGMGLVSCFGTNLQKFYQALLSGTSGVSKIASFPTDNFTTQIAAEVKDFDPTQFLDKKQARRVDKFIAYAIAAGKLALENAHLNADSLSDLNLAKCGIIIGSGMGGMNMFVENVNALNESPRHVSPFLIPYIITNMGGGLLAQEIGFMGPNYSISTACATSNHSIIAAANHIRKGDAELMICGGSEAAILPIGLAGFCNIKALSVRNDEPTRASRPFDKGRDGFVMGEGAGVLVLESLEHAQKRGAHIIAEYLGGAVSCDAYHMTNPHPEGKGVAQCIHESLLDAQISADSINYINAHATSTPAGDVAELNALKKIFANPSKVAINGTKSMIGHALGAAGGLEAIATIMAIQSGEIHGTLNLEDPEDDIGFVTSPTAMKWDVKNAISNSFGFGGHNAAIIFSKYEN, encoded by the coding sequence ATGTCTAAAAAAAGAATCGTTGTCACCGGTATGGGACTTGTCTCCTGCTTTGGCACAAATCTCCAGAAATTCTACCAAGCACTCCTCTCAGGTACTTCCGGTGTTTCGAAAATAGCCTCTTTTCCCACCGATAACTTTACCACGCAAATTGCCGCCGAAGTAAAAGATTTTGACCCCACACAATTCCTGGATAAAAAACAAGCTCGGCGCGTGGACAAATTTATTGCTTACGCTATTGCAGCAGGAAAACTTGCACTAGAAAATGCACACCTCAATGCAGATTCTCTGAGTGACCTTAATCTTGCTAAATGCGGTATTATCATCGGTTCCGGCATGGGCGGTATGAACATGTTTGTGGAGAATGTAAACGCTCTCAACGAAAGCCCAAGACATGTCTCTCCGTTCCTCATACCTTACATCATCACGAACATGGGCGGCGGCCTCCTCGCTCAAGAAATTGGCTTTATGGGACCAAACTATTCTATCTCGACAGCTTGCGCTACTAGCAACCACTCCATCATTGCCGCCGCAAACCACATACGTAAAGGCGACGCTGAACTTATGATCTGCGGGGGCTCCGAAGCTGCTATCCTTCCTATCGGCCTTGCCGGTTTCTGTAACATTAAAGCCCTCTCCGTACGCAATGACGAACCTACACGAGCTTCCAGACCCTTTGATAAAGGGCGTGACGGCTTTGTTATGGGAGAAGGCGCAGGCGTTCTTGTCCTCGAATCTTTAGAACACGCTCAAAAACGCGGCGCGCATATTATCGCAGAATACCTCGGCGGTGCCGTTTCCTGTGACGCATACCATATGACAAACCCGCATCCGGAAGGTAAAGGTGTTGCTCAGTGTATCCATGAATCTCTGCTTGACGCTCAAATCAGTGCGGACTCTATCAACTATATCAATGCTCACGCTACCTCCACACCAGCAGGTGACGTAGCCGAGCTTAATGCCCTTAAAAAAATCTTTGCGAATCCTTCAAAGGTTGCGATCAATGGCACGAAATCCATGATCGGCCACGCCTTAGGGGCTGCCGGCGGACTAGAGGCTATCGCCACCATCATGGCTATCCAGTCCGGTGAGATTCACGGGACGCTAAACCTTGAAGACCCTGAAGATGACATTGGCTTTGTCACTTCCCCTACAGCCATGAAATGGGATGTCAAAAACGCTATCTCTAACTCATTTGGATTTGGCGGCCATAACGCCGCTATTATCTTCAGTAAATATGAAAACTGA
- a CDS encoding NUDIX domain-containing protein, giving the protein MKTETSFGIIPLQLREGEWFVLLVQLLSGNHWSFPKGHPNPLETPQQTAERELFEETNLHISEWLNIPPLSESYLHNSIPKTVTYYPAIVKGDVITQPSEISNHIWVLLSAAHQILTYNPSQQLAIQLNSILSKSS; this is encoded by the coding sequence ATGAAAACTGAGACATCCTTTGGTATCATCCCCCTCCAATTGCGTGAGGGGGAGTGGTTCGTTCTCCTCGTCCAGCTTCTCTCCGGCAATCACTGGTCGTTTCCCAAGGGTCATCCCAACCCCTTAGAAACTCCTCAGCAAACTGCTGAACGTGAACTTTTCGAAGAAACTAACCTCCATATCTCCGAATGGCTCAATATTCCGCCACTCTCAGAATCTTATTTACACAATTCCATCCCTAAAACCGTTACCTATTATCCTGCTATCGTTAAAGGAGATGTCATTACCCAACCTTCAGAAATCTCTAACCACATTTGGGTGCTCCTTTCCGCAGCTCATCAAATCCTTACCTACAATCCTTCCCAGCAACTAGCTATCCAACTTAATTCTATTTTAAGCAAAAGTTCATAG
- the tdh gene encoding L-threonine 3-dehydrogenase — protein sequence MKAIVKKEAKEGLWLSDVPVPTLGKNDVLIKPIKTAICGTDINIYKWSPWAQKNVPVPLVIGHEFVGTITEVGSDVKHLKPGMRVTGEGHLTCGHCTGCRHGKRHLCSNVRGLGYHSPGCFAEYFTMPQENVFPLPESIPDDIAAIFDPFGNSVHTAFSLELPANNILIAGSGPIGMMATAIAKHAGARRIIVTDVNASRLEIAKQMGATDIVDVTKQKLSHYLKEIGLEEGVSGSMEMSGHPDGLKQLLENTRYGGTVALLGILPPNTVIDWDLVIFKMLILKGIYGREIFATWDYMVNLIESGLDLKPIITHRFHYTDFNEAFQTMTSGKSGKIILDWSV from the coding sequence ATGAAAGCAATAGTAAAAAAAGAAGCTAAGGAAGGTCTCTGGCTTTCCGACGTTCCAGTACCCACCCTCGGTAAAAATGACGTTCTCATTAAACCCATCAAAACTGCTATTTGCGGAACCGATATTAATATCTATAAATGGAGCCCCTGGGCTCAAAAAAATGTCCCCGTTCCTCTTGTCATTGGACACGAATTTGTTGGTACCATCACAGAAGTCGGCTCAGATGTAAAACACCTTAAACCAGGTATGCGTGTAACAGGTGAAGGCCACCTTACCTGCGGACACTGTACTGGCTGCCGCCACGGTAAAAGACACCTCTGCAGCAATGTCAGAGGGCTGGGGTACCACTCTCCCGGTTGCTTTGCAGAATATTTTACTATGCCGCAGGAAAATGTCTTCCCTCTTCCAGAATCTATACCTGACGACATCGCGGCCATTTTTGATCCATTTGGCAATTCAGTACATACAGCTTTTTCACTTGAATTACCTGCTAACAACATCCTCATCGCGGGTTCCGGTCCGATAGGCATGATGGCCACTGCCATTGCAAAACACGCAGGTGCTCGCAGAATTATCGTTACCGACGTCAACGCCTCAAGGCTTGAAATTGCTAAGCAAATGGGCGCCACGGACATTGTCGACGTTACAAAACAAAAACTATCCCACTATCTAAAAGAGATCGGTCTGGAAGAAGGTGTGAGCGGAAGTATGGAAATGTCAGGGCATCCGGACGGCCTAAAACAACTGTTAGAGAATACGCGTTACGGCGGAACAGTTGCCCTTCTCGGTATACTGCCTCCAAATACTGTGATCGACTGGGATTTAGTCATCTTCAAAATGCTGATACTAAAAGGAATTTACGGACGCGAAATCTTCGCTACCTGGGACTATATGGTCAATTTAATCGAGTCAGGGCTAGATCTCAAACCTATCATCACACACCGATTCCACTACACAGATTTTAACGAAGCCTTCCAGACAATGACCTCCGGCAAAAGCGGTAAAATCATTCTTGACTGGTCTGTCTAA
- a CDS encoding AAA family ATPase, with amino-acid sequence MFKTALSILLLPVMILSAQPQNLQYSNTVNTYGWWDDSDSKPAQPNPTPPNTPKPTPPNTPKPTPPNTPNPTPPNTPTPPQPGVPTQQKGFDFSNILTLEERLNKKIIGQEEAIRATVDSILPYTAGIHDKNKPIATLIFIGSTGVGKTELAKELVNELSKNPTKSFIRVNMSEYSLEDGVNKIIGAGLGYRDNEKGGILANAIKANPASVVLLDEFEKANSLVHKLFLQIFDEGYFSDGSGNIINCRSCIFIATTNIGAEKLQQAYEADVPYEDALSYVELDLMKKLSPELYNRMEPVLFKAISEEALMHIACNKLKKLSEKIYSLKKVKVDFDSSVQEYIQNYGYNRKLGARPLNRIVDKEISSTITRSLITHVYSEGDTMIIAHDGSHFIASHLETNK; translated from the coding sequence ATGTTTAAAACTGCACTATCCATATTATTATTGCCTGTAATGATTCTAAGTGCTCAACCGCAGAATCTTCAATACTCTAACACCGTTAATACCTATGGCTGGTGGGACGATTCTGATTCTAAACCTGCACAACCCAACCCTACTCCTCCAAATACTCCTAAGCCAACTCCTCCAAATACTCCTAAGCCAACTCCTCCAAATACTCCTAATCCTACTCCTCCAAATACTCCAACACCTCCTCAGCCCGGTGTTCCCACTCAACAAAAAGGCTTCGACTTCAGCAATATCCTAACTTTGGAAGAAAGGCTTAACAAAAAAATTATCGGTCAGGAAGAGGCAATCCGAGCAACCGTTGATTCAATCCTTCCCTATACTGCCGGAATCCATGACAAAAATAAACCTATAGCTACTTTAATTTTCATAGGTTCTACAGGCGTCGGTAAAACTGAACTCGCGAAAGAACTCGTGAATGAATTATCCAAAAACCCTACAAAAAGCTTTATCAGGGTCAACATGTCTGAGTACTCCTTAGAAGACGGAGTAAATAAGATTATTGGCGCAGGACTTGGATACAGAGATAATGAGAAAGGCGGAATCCTTGCTAACGCTATCAAAGCAAACCCGGCTTCTGTTGTTCTTCTGGACGAATTCGAAAAAGCTAACTCTCTTGTACATAAACTCTTTCTGCAAATTTTTGACGAAGGATATTTTTCTGACGGATCAGGCAACATCATAAACTGCCGCAGCTGTATCTTCATTGCTACAACCAATATCGGCGCAGAAAAATTACAACAAGCTTATGAAGCAGATGTTCCATATGAAGATGCACTTTCATACGTCGAATTAGATCTGATGAAAAAACTTTCTCCAGAGCTTTATAATCGGATGGAACCTGTCCTCTTTAAAGCAATCTCAGAAGAAGCTTTAATGCATATCGCATGCAATAAACTGAAAAAGCTCTCTGAAAAGATTTATTCCCTCAAAAAAGTAAAAGTCGATTTTGACAGCTCTGTACAAGAATATATTCAAAACTATGGATATAATAGAAAACTGGGTGCACGTCCGCTTAATAGAATTGTGGATAAAGAAATCAGCTCCACTATTACACGCTCATTAATTACTCATGTCTATTCCGAGGGGGATACTATGATTATTGCCCACGACGGAAGTCACTTCATCGCTTCTCATCTAGAAACGAATAAATAG
- a CDS encoding glycine C-acetyltransferase: MSQNTLNTFLLNQLDEAKKAGLFKEERVISSPQDAVIKLADGKEVINLCANNYLGLANHPALIEAAKKSLDDYGFGMASVRFICGTQTLHKQLEEKISHFLGTEDTILYSSCFDANGGLFETLLGPEDAIISDSLNHASIIDGIRLCKAKRLRYANNDMQELEKCLQESQSSRFRIIATDGVFSMDGIIANLKGICDLADKYNALVMVDDCHAVGFLGEHGRGSPEYCHVLGRVDIITGTLGKALGGASGGYTSGKKEVIAWLRQRSRPYLFSNTLMPAITAASIEVLRMLEQSGDLRVKVRENAAYFRENMEKHGFKLLGKDHAIIPVLLGDAALAQEMSKRMLEHGVYVVGFSYPVVPQGQARIRTQMSSAHTKEQLDKAIEAFAIVGKELGVI; the protein is encoded by the coding sequence ATGAGCCAGAATACATTAAATACTTTTCTCTTGAATCAATTGGATGAAGCCAAAAAAGCAGGGCTCTTTAAGGAAGAAAGAGTTATCTCCTCACCCCAGGATGCAGTCATTAAATTGGCTGATGGTAAAGAGGTCATCAACCTTTGCGCCAATAACTACTTGGGCCTTGCCAATCATCCAGCTCTGATCGAAGCTGCTAAAAAAAGTTTAGATGACTACGGATTTGGTATGGCATCCGTCCGATTTATCTGCGGAACTCAGACACTGCATAAGCAATTGGAAGAGAAAATTTCCCATTTCCTAGGAACCGAAGACACGATTCTATATTCCTCTTGCTTTGACGCCAATGGCGGTCTATTTGAAACTCTTCTTGGCCCTGAAGACGCTATCATCAGTGATTCGCTTAATCACGCGAGCATCATCGACGGCATACGCCTCTGCAAAGCTAAACGTCTACGTTATGCTAACAACGATATGCAAGAATTGGAAAAATGCCTTCAAGAATCTCAGTCAAGCCGTTTCCGTATTATCGCCACGGACGGTGTTTTCTCCATGGACGGTATCATTGCTAACCTCAAAGGCATTTGCGACCTTGCGGATAAATACAATGCGCTAGTGATGGTAGACGACTGCCACGCCGTGGGTTTTCTGGGTGAACACGGTAGAGGCTCGCCCGAATACTGCCATGTCTTAGGACGTGTGGATATTATCACAGGAACTTTAGGTAAAGCACTAGGCGGAGCTTCCGGTGGATATACCTCCGGCAAAAAAGAAGTCATCGCTTGGCTGCGTCAACGTTCCAGACCTTATCTTTTTTCCAATACATTGATGCCTGCCATTACTGCTGCATCCATCGAAGTCCTTAGAATGTTAGAACAGTCGGGCGACCTGCGTGTTAAAGTGCGTGAAAATGCCGCCTATTTCCGTGAAAATATGGAAAAACACGGTTTCAAACTACTCGGCAAAGACCATGCTATCATTCCTGTGCTGTTAGGTGATGCTGCATTAGCTCAAGAAATGTCTAAGAGAATGCTCGAGCATGGAGTCTATGTCGTAGGTTTTAGCTATCCCGTCGTACCGCAAGGGCAAGCGCGTATTAGAACGCAAATGTCCTCGGCTCACACTAAAGAACAGCTAGACAAAGCGATTGAAGCTTTTGCAATTGTAGGTAAGGAACTAGGAGTAATATAG
- a CDS encoding glycoside hydrolase family 15 protein, producing MTATIDHSKLAPGAPGHIARWTSSAKIGVGTALYNDCNLWFTISHGIVNEVYWPRIDVANLRDMELIVTDGKEFFSEEKRDAIHDYTTLGEGVPAYHLINTCNQGRYRIEKRIIADTRRSVLLQQIEFIPLIGTLKDYKIFVLLAPHMRNKGMGNTGWSGEYKGFPMLFASSTNTPSLNMACACSTPFKRMTVGYVGISDAWQELKKNKDLLDTYERADDGNIAMAAEIDLEECGGRFVLSLSFGVTSFEAGLQSRGALLRPFEDCLKEYISQWESFHSQFDDLGSVDPLGGSLFRMSNAVLKIHEGKRLSGSVIASLSIPWGFSRGDNDIGGYHLIWPRDQAQTAISLLAANDVLGAYQTLNFLMCTQEHDGHWVQCMWEDGTPYWPGLQMDETALPVILADIVRRKKAIGLLDPTEMVRRAALFIIKNGPVTQEDRWEEVAGYTPFTIACEISALLCAADFLSDAGDFASAEYLRDTADWWNESIERWLYVRDTPLANQYGVDGYYVRVMPSVKFQDVPPQSNEIYLKNLPPDQSVKDYRNIVSVDALTLVRQGLRSPTDPRILNTIKVIDALLKTDTPRGPIWHRYNHDGYGEHADGSPFNGTGIGRGWPLLCGERAHYEVAAGNMDKAKDLLRVMASYAGVGGLLPEQIWDSEDIPEHSLFKGHSAGSAKPLVWAHAEYITLLRSIKDGKVFTMPPQTQQRYLLDKVKAVYAIWRMDHQLPFWPVGKRLRIQADVGGFVRWSKDNWASHTDSEFVPLGLGIYFADLPVENFSENSEILFTFYWVGRNEWENRNYSTIAKA from the coding sequence ATGACAGCAACAATAGACCATTCTAAATTAGCGCCTGGAGCGCCCGGGCATATTGCTAGATGGACTTCGAGTGCTAAAATCGGTGTCGGTACAGCATTATACAACGATTGCAACCTTTGGTTTACAATTTCGCATGGAATTGTCAATGAGGTGTATTGGCCACGGATTGACGTAGCAAACTTGCGGGATATGGAGCTGATTGTTACTGATGGTAAAGAGTTTTTTTCCGAGGAAAAACGCGATGCGATCCATGACTATACGACATTGGGGGAGGGCGTTCCGGCATACCACCTAATAAATACTTGTAACCAAGGTCGCTACCGTATCGAGAAGAGAATTATTGCGGATACTCGCCGCAGCGTACTTTTACAGCAAATCGAATTTATACCCTTGATAGGAACACTGAAGGATTACAAAATTTTTGTCCTTTTGGCGCCGCATATGCGTAATAAGGGAATGGGTAATACAGGGTGGTCAGGTGAGTATAAAGGGTTTCCGATGCTGTTTGCAAGCTCAACGAACACTCCCTCGTTAAACATGGCCTGTGCTTGCTCCACTCCTTTTAAACGCATGACTGTAGGTTATGTGGGAATCAGCGATGCTTGGCAAGAGCTGAAAAAGAATAAAGACCTTTTGGATACTTATGAGAGGGCTGACGATGGTAATATTGCTATGGCGGCGGAAATAGATCTGGAAGAATGCGGAGGACGTTTTGTACTTTCCTTATCCTTTGGAGTAACCTCCTTTGAAGCAGGACTGCAAAGCCGTGGAGCATTATTACGTCCCTTTGAAGATTGCCTTAAAGAATACATAAGCCAGTGGGAAAGTTTTCATAGCCAATTTGATGATTTAGGCAGCGTAGACCCTTTGGGGGGCTCACTTTTTCGCATGAGCAATGCTGTACTCAAAATTCACGAGGGAAAACGTCTCTCAGGAAGTGTCATAGCTTCCTTATCCATTCCTTGGGGATTTTCTAGGGGGGACAATGATATAGGCGGTTACCATTTGATCTGGCCGCGTGATCAGGCTCAGACGGCTATCTCACTTCTTGCTGCCAATGATGTTTTAGGTGCTTATCAAACGCTAAATTTTCTGATGTGCACACAAGAGCATGATGGGCATTGGGTCCAATGCATGTGGGAGGATGGTACGCCTTATTGGCCTGGTTTGCAAATGGATGAAACGGCATTACCGGTCATATTAGCAGATATAGTCCGGCGTAAAAAGGCGATCGGTTTGTTAGATCCTACTGAAATGGTGCGTCGTGCAGCCTTATTTATTATCAAAAATGGCCCGGTGACCCAAGAAGACCGTTGGGAGGAAGTGGCAGGATATACTCCTTTTACAATAGCCTGTGAGATTTCAGCATTGCTTTGTGCGGCGGATTTTCTATCGGATGCAGGTGATTTTGCATCTGCAGAATATTTAAGGGATACGGCCGATTGGTGGAACGAAAGTATTGAGCGCTGGCTCTATGTAAGAGATACCCCTTTGGCAAATCAATATGGGGTAGATGGATATTATGTAAGGGTAATGCCGTCAGTGAAATTCCAAGATGTACCCCCTCAGTCTAATGAGATATACTTAAAAAACCTTCCCCCTGATCAATCTGTGAAGGATTATAGGAATATTGTTAGTGTGGATGCGCTGACGTTAGTCAGGCAAGGCCTAAGATCCCCCACTGATCCACGCATATTAAATACAATTAAAGTGATCGATGCCCTCTTAAAGACGGATACACCGCGTGGTCCTATTTGGCATAGATATAATCATGATGGTTATGGTGAGCATGCGGACGGGTCGCCCTTTAATGGCACAGGGATTGGCCGAGGATGGCCTCTATTATGCGGTGAAAGAGCCCATTATGAAGTGGCAGCCGGTAATATGGATAAAGCAAAAGACCTTTTAAGAGTAATGGCAAGTTATGCAGGAGTAGGCGGGCTCCTACCCGAACAAATTTGGGACAGTGAAGATATTCCTGAGCATAGTTTGTTTAAAGGACACTCGGCAGGATCAGCTAAGCCATTGGTGTGGGCGCATGCTGAATATATTACTTTGCTGCGTTCCATAAAAGACGGAAAAGTCTTTACTATGCCTCCGCAAACACAGCAGCGGTATTTATTAGATAAAGTGAAAGCTGTATACGCCATTTGGAGGATGGACCACCAATTGCCATTTTGGCCTGTAGGGAAACGTCTACGCATCCAAGCAGATGTAGGGGGCTTTGTACGTTGGAGCAAAGATAATTGGGCGTCGCATACAGATTCGGAATTTGTTCCTTTAGGTTTAGGCATTTACTTTGCAGATTTGCCGGTAGAAAACTTTTCTGAGAATTCAGAAATTCTGTTTACCTTTTATTGGGTGGGACGTAATGAGTGGGAAAATCGAAATTATAGTACAATTGCAAAAGCATAA
- a CDS encoding PLP-dependent aspartate aminotransferase family protein, with product MRFSTKALHAGENRHLQQSSVMPPIFMTSTFVQDIPGEGEYEYTRAGNPNFTILEDTLAALEDAQYATVFSSGLGALTGLLSSFSAGDKIVALEGLYGGTYRLFNQVFKNFNIRLELVSVHDLRHLKEALSGAKLFCFETPTNPLLEIYDIQALSTIAHAADVPVLIDNTFATPYLQNPLLLGADIVWHSTTKYIGGHSDTIGGAMMTNDETIKTHLDFGRKALGVNPSPFDCWLITRGVKTLALRMEQHQKNAGRIANYFQQQPFVKKVYYPGLPMHPGHALAAKQMRGFGGMLSVDLDLPVTELKTWLASLSYVRLAESLGGVESLICHPASMTHASIPKDERLKQGVSETLVRISVGLEDIEDLIEDFTASFQALQVCAK from the coding sequence ATGCGATTTAGCACTAAAGCATTACATGCAGGTGAAAACCGCCATTTGCAACAAAGCTCAGTAATGCCCCCCATCTTTATGACCTCTACCTTTGTCCAAGACATACCTGGCGAGGGTGAATACGAATATACCCGTGCAGGGAACCCAAACTTCACTATTTTAGAGGATACGTTGGCCGCTTTAGAAGATGCTCAGTATGCGACAGTCTTCTCCTCCGGATTAGGTGCCTTGACAGGGCTATTATCTTCCTTTTCAGCTGGAGATAAGATTGTAGCGTTAGAGGGTCTTTATGGAGGTACGTACCGCCTTTTTAATCAAGTGTTCAAAAACTTCAACATCCGTCTCGAGCTTGTCTCTGTCCATGACCTTAGACATCTAAAAGAGGCGCTTAGCGGAGCGAAGTTATTTTGTTTTGAGACGCCTACAAACCCTCTACTAGAAATATATGATATTCAAGCACTTAGCACAATCGCCCACGCTGCTGATGTTCCGGTGCTTATTGATAACACTTTTGCTACACCTTACTTGCAGAATCCCCTTCTCTTAGGTGCAGATATCGTTTGGCATAGCACAACCAAATACATTGGAGGGCACTCAGACACAATTGGAGGTGCGATGATGACAAATGATGAAACAATCAAAACCCATTTAGACTTCGGACGTAAAGCTTTAGGAGTTAACCCCAGCCCTTTCGACTGCTGGCTTATCACGCGCGGAGTTAAAACTTTGGCCTTGCGAATGGAACAGCACCAGAAAAATGCTGGACGCATCGCTAATTATTTTCAGCAGCAACCTTTTGTGAAAAAAGTTTACTATCCCGGCCTGCCTATGCACCCAGGCCATGCCCTGGCAGCAAAACAAATGCGCGGATTTGGTGGAATGCTTTCCGTGGATTTAGACCTGCCCGTCACTGAACTGAAAACGTGGCTGGCCTCTTTGAGCTACGTGCGTCTGGCAGAAAGTTTAGGCGGAGTGGAGTCGCTTATCTGCCACCCTGCAAGCATGACACACGCTTCCATCCCCAAAGATGAACGATTAAAACAAGGTGTTTCTGAAACCTTAGTGCGTATTTCAGTGGGCTTGGAAGATATCGAAGACCTCATCGAAGATTTTACAGCATCATTCCAAGCTCTGCAAGTTTGCGCAAAGTAA
- a CDS encoding cysteine synthase family protein, translating into MPGPAVKTQFPTLMDTVGHTPLVQVQHLTTHLPHITLLLKLEYFNPGASVKDRIVKYIIDDAEARGLLKPGGTIIENTSGNTGAAVAMIAATRGYRAILTMPDKVSIEKQNALKAFGAQIIICPTAAHPNSPEHYVNVAKKLADETPNSFRVNQYDNPQNPLAHYLTTGPEIWEQSRGEVDYFVASASTGGTISGVGRYLKERKPSVKTLMPDPIGSIYYDYFHKGIIPQDAVCSYLLEGIGEDHMAKAIDFKLIDDVVQVKDEDAFRITRILAEKEGILAGGSSGANVWAALQLAEKLDTPATIVAIIPDSGLKYLSKIFDSHWLESQHIKF; encoded by the coding sequence ATGCCGGGACCAGCTGTAAAAACACAATTTCCAACTCTAATGGACACAGTGGGGCACACCCCACTGGTCCAAGTTCAACATTTGACTACCCACCTCCCCCACATTACCCTCCTATTAAAGCTAGAGTACTTTAACCCGGGCGCCAGCGTGAAGGACCGGATTGTAAAATACATTATTGATGACGCTGAAGCCCGCGGCTTGTTAAAACCTGGCGGTACTATCATAGAAAATACCTCCGGCAACACTGGAGCTGCTGTCGCAATGATCGCTGCGACGAGAGGCTACAGAGCTATCCTAACGATGCCGGATAAAGTGAGTATCGAAAAGCAAAATGCCCTGAAAGCTTTTGGCGCTCAGATCATCATCTGCCCCACCGCAGCGCATCCGAATTCGCCGGAACACTACGTCAATGTCGCCAAAAAATTAGCTGACGAAACTCCGAATAGCTTTAGAGTAAATCAATACGACAATCCACAAAATCCCCTAGCCCATTATCTGACGACAGGGCCGGAAATCTGGGAGCAATCGCGCGGCGAGGTAGACTATTTTGTTGCTAGCGCAAGCACCGGCGGTACCATAAGCGGCGTAGGTAGATATCTAAAAGAAAGGAAGCCCTCTGTAAAAACACTTATGCCCGATCCCATCGGCTCGATCTACTACGACTATTTCCATAAAGGGATCATCCCGCAAGATGCCGTGTGTTCTTACCTCCTGGAAGGGATCGGAGAAGACCATATGGCAAAAGCTATCGATTTTAAGTTGATTGATGACGTCGTTCAAGTAAAGGATGAAGATGCCTTTAGGATAACTCGTATCCTTGCTGAAAAAGAAGGTATCTTGGCAGGGGGTTCTAGCGGCGCTAATGTATGGGCTGCTTTACAGTTGGCTGAAAAATTAGACACTCCTGCCACCATTGTAGCTATCATTCCCGATAGCGGATTAAAATATCTCAGTAAGATTTTTGACTCTCACTGGCTCGAATCCCAACATATTAAATTTTAA